A region from the Brassica napus cultivar Da-Ae chromosome C8, Da-Ae, whole genome shotgun sequence genome encodes:
- the LOC106433990 gene encoding protein TONNEAU 1b isoform X2 translates to MDDYTREMMDLKTLVTRTLEKKGVLAKIRAELRASVFEAIEEEDRVIQNSQGLPPALLGNCNDRARRLHASPSGRLLSALVCEYLDWAQLNHTLKVYQPECNLAKDSWKSELRDFSSNSGYELNRNGGSKPLLLDVLDGFFKFEAIGGGGGSRRESETESSSSLDSRNPPRRSSASDSLPPQRRSVSASQASGPTFGYIKEEHSWRYESEDGTEEVTRASAALENLQLDRKTRNLTSSWSRNVRDGTSEEAGKDKHGSLM, encoded by the exons ATGGACGATTACACGAGAGAGATGATGGATCTCAAGACATTGGTCACTCGAACCCTCGAGAAGAAAGGTGTCCTCGCTAAGATTCGG GCTGAGCTACGTGCGAGTGTGTTTGAAGCAATTGAAGAAGAGGATCGAGTGATTCAAAACAGCCAAGGCTTGCCTCCAGCTTTGTTGGGAAACTGCAATGATCGTGCTAGGCGCCTTCACGCTTCTCCTTCAG GCAGGTTGCTATCTGCGTTGGTATGTGAATACTTGGACTGGGCGCAGCTAAACCACACACTCAAAGTTTATCAGCCAGAATGTAATTTG GCAAAAGATTCATGGAAGTCTGAGTTACGCGACTTTAGTAGCAACAGTGGCTATGAGCTCAACAGAAACGGAGGTAGCAAACCACTCCTTCTTGATGTTCTTGATGGATTCTTCAAGTTTGAG GCTATAGGTGGTGGTGGCGGTTCAAGGAGAGAGTCAGAAACGGAGTCCTCATCAAGCCTTGACTCCAGAAACCCTCCTCGTAGATCATCTGCCTCTGATAGCTTACCTCCTCAACGAAG GTCAGTATCTGCATCCCAAGCATCGG GCCCTACCTTTGGGTACATAAAAGAGGAACACAGTTGGAGATATGAGAGTGAAGATGGGACAGAAGAGGTAACGAGAGCTTCAGCAGCGCTGGAAAATCTGCAGCTAGATAGGAAAACTAGGAACCTAACATCATCTTGGAG TAGGAATGTGAGGGATGGAACAAGTGAAGAAGCAGGGAAAGATAAACATGGCTCTTTGATGTGA
- the LOC106434001 gene encoding rab GTPase-activating protein 1 has product MRTAAAAAASKPPNPLVAFEHKRDAYGFPVRPQHVQRYREYVDIYKEEEEERSDRWSSFLQDHHADSTDEPSAKESSENCHAQFSESGIGKEDDKLGSKDATPDNANDEDGCPDAEKIVHRVQLWTEVRPSLRSIEELMSVRVKKKVDLSKSEQEDPKGKSSPSFDDAKSSKGASENDSEDEFYDVERTDVQDGSSSDGTSVSGITVSGDATSFSVSTCPWKEELEVLIRGGVPMALRGELWQAFVGVKKRRSKDYYHDLLAEDSSGNSIDQEGTQHVDEKGSNTESLAVVEKWKGQIEKDLPRTFPGHPALDDDGRNALRRLLTAYARHNPSVGYCQAMNFFAALLLLLMPEENAFWALTGIIDEYFNGYYSEDMIESQVDQLVLEELVRERFPKLVHHLDYLGVQVAWVTGPWFLSIFMNMLPWESVLRVWDVLLFEGNRVMLFRTALALMELYGPALVTTKDAGDAVTLLQSLTGSTFDSSQLVLTACMGYQNVHEIRLQELRSKHRPAVIAALEERSKGLQAFRDSKGIASKLYSFKQDPKSVLVDSSKVSLTNGSLSRSESGSSNADEVIVSLTGDGEVDPVQDLQAQVLWLKAEVCKLLEEKRSALLRAEELEIALMEIVKQDNRRQLSAKVEELEQELAEVQRHLSDKQEQEGAMLQVLMRVEQEQKVTEDARRFAEQDAEAQRYAAQVLQEKYEEAVAALAEMEKRAVMAESMLEATLQYQSGQLKAQPSPRSGNQSPSTKNINDQLPEHPQSRISLLARPFGLGWRDKNKNTTPEKTAEHVIEEKPKAAEKETNSEPKDVKLQDTS; this is encoded by the exons ATGAGgaccgccgccgccgccgctgcTTCCAAGCCTCCCAATCCACTCGTCGCCTTCGAGCACAAGAG GGATGCGTATGGATTCCCTGTGAGACCTCAACATGTGCAGAGATACAGagaatatgttgatatttacaAG gaggaagaagaagaaaggtcgGACAGGTGGAGCAGTTTCTTGCAAGATCATCATGCTGACTCCACTGATGAGCCATCTGCAAAAGAATCATCTGAAAATTGTCATGCGCAGTTTAGTGAAAGTGGGATagggaaagaagatgacaagttggGTTCTAAGGATGCGACTCCTGATAATGCGAATGATGAAGATGGTTGCCCTGACGCAGAGAAGATTGTTCACAGAGTGCAGTTATGGACTGAGGTTAGACCGTCTCTGCGGTCGATTGAAGAGTTGATGAGTGTCCGTGTCAAGAAGAAGGTGGATTTATCAAAAAGTGAGCAAGAGGATCCAAAGGGGAAATCTTCACCCTCATTTGATGATGCCAAATCTTCCAAGGGAGCTTCTGAGAATGATTCTGAAGACGAGTTCTATGATGTTGAGAGGACGGATGTTCAGGATGGTTCTTCTTCAGATGGTACTAGTGTCTCTGGCATAACTGTTTCTGGTGATGCAACTTCTTTCTCAGTGTCTACATGTCCCTGGAAGGAAGAACTTGAAGTGCTCATCCGAGGTGGTGTACCTATGGCTCTGAGGGGGGAG CTATGGCAAGCATTCGTGGGTGTGAAGAAACGACGTAGCAAAGATTATTACCACGACCTTCTTGCTGAAGATAGTTCTGGAAACAGCATAGACCAGGAGGGTACGCAGCATGTTGATGAGAAAGGTTCAAATACAGAGTCCCTTGCGGTTGTAGAAAAATGGAAAGGACAGATAGAAAAG GACTTGCCTCGGACGTTTCCAGGCCATCCCGCACTAGATGATGATGGTAGAAATGCTCTGCGGCGTTTGCTTACTGCTTATGCTAGGCATAATCCTTCTGTTGGATACTGCCAG GCTATGAATTTCTTTGCTGCGCTTTTATTGCTGTTGATGCCCGAAGAGAATGCCTTTTG GGCATTGACAGGAATCATTGATGAGTACTTCAATGGTTACTATTCAGAAGATATGATTGAGTCACAG GTTGATCAACTAGTTCTGGAGGAGCTGGTTCGAGAAAGATTTCCGAAATTGG TTCATCATCTGGATTATCTTGGAGTGCAAGTGGCTTGGGTTACAGGGCCATGGTTTCTTTCCATCTTCATGAATATGCTTCCATGGGAAAGTG TTCTCAGAGTCTGGGATGTGCTTCTCTTTGAAGGAAATCGTGTTATGCTTTTCAGAACAGCACTCGCATTGATGGAATTATATG GTCCTGCATTAGTTACAACGAAAGATGCTGGAGACGCTGTTACTTTGCTACAATCACTGACTGGATCAACATTTGATAGTAGCCAGCTCGTTTTAACTGCCTGCATGGGTTACCAAAACGTACATGAAATCAGATTGCAGGAACTGCGAAGCAAGCATAGGCCAGCGGTGATAGCTGCACTTGAGGAAAGATCAAAGGGGCTTCAAGCTTTTAGGGACTCGAAGGGCATTGCCTCCAAACTATATAGCTTTAAGCAAGACCCAAAATCTGTTTTGGTTGATTCTAGCAAAGTCTCATTGACAAATGGGAGTTTGTCTCGATCCGAGTCAGGATCAAGTAACGCGGATGAAGTGATAGTTAGCCTGACTGGTGACGGGGAAGTAGATCCTGTTCAAGATCTCCAAGCGCAA GTTCTCTGGTTGAAGGCTGAAGTCTGCAAGTTGCTTGAAGAGAAAAGATCAGCTCTACTTAG AGCTGAAGAGTTGGAGATTGCTCTCATGGAGATTGTCAAGCAAGACAACCGGCGTCAATTGAGTGCCAAG GTGGAGGAGTTAGAGCAAGAGCTGGCAGAAGTTCAAAGACACCTCTCTGATAAGCAGGAACAAGAAGGTGCAATGCTACAG GTCTTGATGCGAGTGGAGCAAGAACAAAAGGTAACAGAAGATGCACGAAGATTTGCTGAGCAGGATGCAGAAGCGCAGAGATATGCTGCTCAAGTCTTGCAG GAAAAATATGAGGAAGCAGTTGCTGCACTAGCTGAGATGGAGAAGAGAGCGGTGATGGCAGAGTCAATGCTTGAAGCGACTTTGCAGTATCAATCTGGCCAACTCAAAGCACAACCTTCACCACG GTCAGGGAACCAAAGTCCGTCTACCAAAAACATCAATGATCAGTTACCGGAACATCCTCAAAGCAGGATCAGCTTGCTAGCACGTCCATTTGGACTAGGGTGGCGCGACAAGAACAAG AACACAACACCGGAGAAAACTGCGGAGCATGTTATTGAGGAAAAGCCAAAAGCAGCGGAAAAAGAGACCAACTCTGAACCAAAAGACGTTAAACTCCAAGACACTTCCTAG
- the LOC106433990 gene encoding protein TONNEAU 1b isoform X4: MDDYTREMMDLKTLVTRTLEKKGVLAKIRAELRASVFEAIEEEDRVIQNSQGLPPALLGNCNDRARRLHASPSGRLLSALVCEYLDWAQLNHTLKVYQPECNLAKDSWKSELRDFSSNSGYELNRNGGSKPLLLDVLDGFFKFEAIGGGGGSRRESETESSSSLDSRNPPRRSSASDSLPPQRRSVSASQASGPTFGYIKEEHSWRYESEDGTEEVTRASAALENLQLDRKTRNLTSSWRNVRDGTSEEAGKDKHGSLM; the protein is encoded by the exons ATGGACGATTACACGAGAGAGATGATGGATCTCAAGACATTGGTCACTCGAACCCTCGAGAAGAAAGGTGTCCTCGCTAAGATTCGG GCTGAGCTACGTGCGAGTGTGTTTGAAGCAATTGAAGAAGAGGATCGAGTGATTCAAAACAGCCAAGGCTTGCCTCCAGCTTTGTTGGGAAACTGCAATGATCGTGCTAGGCGCCTTCACGCTTCTCCTTCAG GCAGGTTGCTATCTGCGTTGGTATGTGAATACTTGGACTGGGCGCAGCTAAACCACACACTCAAAGTTTATCAGCCAGAATGTAATTTG GCAAAAGATTCATGGAAGTCTGAGTTACGCGACTTTAGTAGCAACAGTGGCTATGAGCTCAACAGAAACGGAGGTAGCAAACCACTCCTTCTTGATGTTCTTGATGGATTCTTCAAGTTTGAG GCTATAGGTGGTGGTGGCGGTTCAAGGAGAGAGTCAGAAACGGAGTCCTCATCAAGCCTTGACTCCAGAAACCCTCCTCGTAGATCATCTGCCTCTGATAGCTTACCTCCTCAACGAAG GTCAGTATCTGCATCCCAAGCATCGG GCCCTACCTTTGGGTACATAAAAGAGGAACACAGTTGGAGATATGAGAGTGAAGATGGGACAGAAGAGGTAACGAGAGCTTCAGCAGCGCTGGAAAATCTGCAGCTAGATAGGAAAACTAGGAACCTAACATCATCTTGGAG GAATGTGAGGGATGGAACAAGTGAAGAAGCAGGGAAAGATAAACATGGCTCTTTGATGTGA
- the LOC106434005 gene encoding phosphoribosylformylglycinamidine cyclo-ligase, chloroplastic-like, giving the protein MEARLLQSSSSTCCFSSGSCSINRHRFSAIPSSPKPLSVSFPQKTRTRTNGVSMSKKDDGIESLSYKGSGVDIDAGTELVRRIAKMAPGIGGFGGLFPLGDSYLVAGTDGVGTKLKLAFETGIHHTIGIDLVAMSVNDIVTSGAKPLFFLDYFATSRLDVDLAEKVIKGIVDGCGQSDCALLGGETAEMPDFYAEGEYDLSGFAVGIVKKDSVINGKNIVAGDVLIGLPSSGVHSNGFSLVRKVVARSGLSLKDELPGGSTTLGEALMAPTVIYVKQVLDIISRGGVKGIAHITGGGFTDNIPRVFPDGLGAVIHTDAWELPPLFKWIQQSGRIEDSEMRRTFNLGIGMVMVVSPEAALRILGEANNGDYVAYRIGEVTNGEGVTYL; this is encoded by the exons ATGGAAGCTAGGCTTTTGCAGTCTTCATCTTCTACTTGCTGCTTCTCCTCCGGTTCCTGTTCCATCAATCGACACCGCTTCTCCGCCATTCCGTCGTCTCCGAAACCTCTCTCCGTCAGTTTCCCTCAGAAGACGAGAACAAGAACAAATGGTGTATCAATGTCGAAGAAAGATGACGGCATTGAGAGTCTCAGTTACAAAGGCTCGGGTGTTGATATCGATGCTGGGACTGAGCTCGTTAGAAGAATCGCGAAGATGGCTCCTGGAATCGGCGGGTTCGGTGGTCTCTTTCCTTTAG GTGATTCTTATCTCGTAGCTGGGACCGATGGTGTAGGGACTAAACTTAAGTTGGCCTTTGAGACTGGAATCCATCACACCATTGGAATCGACTTG GTTGCTATGAGTGTGAATGATATTGTTACTTCCGGTGCGAAGCCTCTGTTTTTCCTTGATTACTTTGCTACTAGCCGTCTCGATGTAGACCTCGCAGAGAAG GTCATTAAAGGGATTGTTGATGGTTGTGGGCAATCAGACTGTGCTCTTCTAGGTGGAGAG ACTGCAGAGATGCCAGACTTTTACGCAGAGGGAGAGTACGATCTCAGTGGGTTTGCAGTTGGGATAGTGAAGAAAGATTCTGTTATAAACGGGAAAAACATAGTCGCTGGAGATGTCCTTATTGGCCTCCCATCTAGCGGTGTTCACTCCAATGGCTTCTCTTTAGTAAGAAA AGTCGTGGCTCGAAGCGGTCTTTCGCTGAAAGATGAGCTTCCAGGAGGATCAACTACTCTTGGTGAAGCTTTAATGGCACCCACTGTCATTTACGTGAAGCAG GTACTTGACATAATCAGCAGAGGAGGAGTGAAAGGGATAGCTCATATAACAGGTGGAGGTTTCACAGACAACATTCCCCGTGTCTTCCCTGACGGTTTGGGTGCTGTTATCCACACTGATGCTTGGGAACTTCCACCATTGTTCAAATGGATCCAACAG TCTGGGAGAATAGAAGACAGTGAGATGCGGAGGACGTTTAACCTGGGAATAGGGATGGTGATGGTCGTTAGCCCAGAGGCTGCTTTGAGAATACTTGGAGAAGCCAATAATGGAGACTATGTTGCCTATCGCATTGGAGAGGTTACAAATGGTGAAGGCGTAACCTATCTTTAA
- the LOC106433990 gene encoding protein TONNEAU 1b isoform X3: protein MDDYTREMMDLKTLVTRTLEKKGVLAKIRAELRASVFEAIEEEDRVIQNSQGLPPALLGNCNDRARRLHASPSGRLLSALVCEYLDWAQLNHTLKVYQPECNLAKDSWKSELRDFSSNSGYELNRNGGSKPLLLDVLDGFFKFEVVVAVQGESQKRSPHQALTPETLLVDHLPLIAYLLNEGQYLHPKHRILSGPTFGYIKEEHSWRYESEDGTEEVTRASAALENLQLDRKTRNLTSSWRNVRDGTSEEAGKDKHGSLM from the exons ATGGACGATTACACGAGAGAGATGATGGATCTCAAGACATTGGTCACTCGAACCCTCGAGAAGAAAGGTGTCCTCGCTAAGATTCGG GCTGAGCTACGTGCGAGTGTGTTTGAAGCAATTGAAGAAGAGGATCGAGTGATTCAAAACAGCCAAGGCTTGCCTCCAGCTTTGTTGGGAAACTGCAATGATCGTGCTAGGCGCCTTCACGCTTCTCCTTCAG GCAGGTTGCTATCTGCGTTGGTATGTGAATACTTGGACTGGGCGCAGCTAAACCACACACTCAAAGTTTATCAGCCAGAATGTAATTTG GCAAAAGATTCATGGAAGTCTGAGTTACGCGACTTTAGTAGCAACAGTGGCTATGAGCTCAACAGAAACGGAGGTAGCAAACCACTCCTTCTTGATGTTCTTGATGGATTCTTCAAGTTTGAG GTGGTGGTGGCGGTTCAAGGAGAGAGTCAGAAACGGAGTCCTCATCAAGCCTTGACTCCAGAAACCCTCCTCGTAGATCATCTGCCTCTGATAGCTTACCTCCTCAACGAAG GTCAGTATCTGCATCCCAAGCATCGG ATTCTTTCAGGCCCTACCTTTGGGTACATAAAAGAGGAACACAGTTGGAGATATGAGAGTGAAGATGGGACAGAAGAGGTAACGAGAGCTTCAGCAGCGCTGGAAAATCTGCAGCTAGATAGGAAAACTAGGAACCTAACATCATCTTGGAG GAATGTGAGGGATGGAACAAGTGAAGAAGCAGGGAAAGATAAACATGGCTCTTTGATGTGA
- the LOC106433990 gene encoding protein TONNEAU 1b isoform X1 yields MDDYTREMMDLKTLVTRTLEKKGVLAKIRAELRASVFEAIEEEDRVIQNSQGLPPALLGNCNDRARRLHASPSGRLLSALVCEYLDWAQLNHTLKVYQPECNLAKDSWKSELRDFSSNSGYELNRNGGSKPLLLDVLDGFFKFEVVVAVQGESQKRSPHQALTPETLLVDHLPLIAYLLNEGQYLHPKHRILSGPTFGYIKEEHSWRYESEDGTEEVTRASAALENLQLDRKTRNLTSSWSRNVRDGTSEEAGKDKHGSLM; encoded by the exons ATGGACGATTACACGAGAGAGATGATGGATCTCAAGACATTGGTCACTCGAACCCTCGAGAAGAAAGGTGTCCTCGCTAAGATTCGG GCTGAGCTACGTGCGAGTGTGTTTGAAGCAATTGAAGAAGAGGATCGAGTGATTCAAAACAGCCAAGGCTTGCCTCCAGCTTTGTTGGGAAACTGCAATGATCGTGCTAGGCGCCTTCACGCTTCTCCTTCAG GCAGGTTGCTATCTGCGTTGGTATGTGAATACTTGGACTGGGCGCAGCTAAACCACACACTCAAAGTTTATCAGCCAGAATGTAATTTG GCAAAAGATTCATGGAAGTCTGAGTTACGCGACTTTAGTAGCAACAGTGGCTATGAGCTCAACAGAAACGGAGGTAGCAAACCACTCCTTCTTGATGTTCTTGATGGATTCTTCAAGTTTGAG GTGGTGGTGGCGGTTCAAGGAGAGAGTCAGAAACGGAGTCCTCATCAAGCCTTGACTCCAGAAACCCTCCTCGTAGATCATCTGCCTCTGATAGCTTACCTCCTCAACGAAG GTCAGTATCTGCATCCCAAGCATCGG ATTCTTTCAGGCCCTACCTTTGGGTACATAAAAGAGGAACACAGTTGGAGATATGAGAGTGAAGATGGGACAGAAGAGGTAACGAGAGCTTCAGCAGCGCTGGAAAATCTGCAGCTAGATAGGAAAACTAGGAACCTAACATCATCTTGGAG TAGGAATGTGAGGGATGGAACAAGTGAAGAAGCAGGGAAAGATAAACATGGCTCTTTGATGTGA